Proteins encoded by one window of Heterodontus francisci isolate sHetFra1 chromosome 12, sHetFra1.hap1, whole genome shotgun sequence:
- the LOC137375687 gene encoding histamine H2 receptor-like, whose protein sequence is MLTTVDLVTLLGNMVVFICPALEKRLRTVTYMFILSLATADLLVACLVMPFRIQNRISKFADDTKLGGVANSDEGTNCLQQDLEDLIVGAMIKMSADDTKIGHVLSHEDVSCNLHIIYEVTGIWMFGRLFCKVWISFDVMFCTASIVTLCFISLDRYCSVATPYHYPKRMSRGRCIAMTITIWVYSSMISFLPVMQGWNEIPGVDVDSNRECVFVTNRTFAIVASALAFYIPFLIMCTMYFFIYRASRLKAVRIMSQALDLHYHPDSRRQDNLQLEHKATRTMSIIISVFVLCWLPYFVFNISIAVHGSQLNSTTINCVFKVITWFGYCNSTINPLLYAFLNRDFQRALKKMLVCRRWRVQVDVGDDMVSIVTFTKTVQGAESSAKSIDSCQ, encoded by the exons ATGCTGACAACAGTGGACCTGGTGACACTGCTGGGAAACATGGTGGTGTTTATCTGCCCTGCTTTGGAGAAGAGACTGAGAACAGTGACCTACATGTTCATCCTCTCCCTAGCGACAGCAGACCTGTTGGTGGCATGTCTGGTTATGCCCTTTAG aatacagaacagaatttcaaaatttgcagatgataccaaacttggaggagtggcaaacagcgaTGAAGGTacaaattgcctgcaacaggacttagaag ACTTAATCGTAGGGGCCATGATTAAGatgtctgcagatgatacaaaaatcggTCACGTGCTTAGTCATGAGGATGTCAGCTGTAACCTGCA CATAATCTATGAAGTGACTGGGATCTGGATGTTTGGCCGTTTGTTCTGCAAGGTGTGGATCTCCTTCGATGTGATGTTTTGCACAGCCTCCATCGTCACGCTCTGTTTCATCAGCTTGGACCGTTACTGTTCCGTGGCTACGCCTTATCACTACCCAAAACGTATGTCCCGCGGAAG GTGCATTGCCATGACCATTACCATCTGGGTCTACTCCTCCATGATTTCATTTCTCCCAGTGATGCAGGGTTGGAATGAAATCCCGGGTGTGGACGTCGACAGCAACAGGGAGTGCGTGTTTGTCACCAACAGGACCTTCGCGATTGTGGCCTCCGCACTGGCCTTTTATATCCCTTTCCTGATCATGTGCACCATGTACTTCTTCATATACCGAGCTTCCCGCCTGAAGGCAGTACGGATCATGTCGCAGGCGCTCGACCTCCACTATCACCCCGACAGCAGGCGGCAGGACAACCTACAGCTGGAGCACAAGGCCACCAGGACCATGAGTATCATCATATCAGTCTTTGTACTGTGCTGGCTCCCCTACTTTGTATTCAACATCAGCATCGCAGTGCATGGCTCACAGCTCAACAGCACCACCATTAACTGTGTATTTAAAGTCATCACCTGGTTCGGATATTGCAACTCCACCATCAATCCCCTGCTCTACGCCTTCCTCAACCGGGATTTTCAACGGGCCTTGAAGAAGATGCTGGTCTGCCGGCGCTGGAGGGTGCAGGTCGATGTTGGAGATGACATGGTTTCCATTGTGACCTTCACCAAAACCGTTCAGGGTGCAGAATCCAGTGCGAAAAGCATTGACAGTTGCCAATAA